A single Sulfurimonas aquatica DNA region contains:
- a CDS encoding ArnT family glycosyltransferase has translation MTDILYKNPSKSAYLIILFLAFTSTIYNAYLSIHGDEAYYWMWSHDLHTGYYDHPPMIAYMIYFTNFISEDVWGVRLVNIFSMSITSFYIFKLTKLLSDEKTALNAVIIFSSVLLTHAGYIFATPDTPLNLFWTLSLYYSYKAIFEGKLQDYILTGLFLGLMMISKYSSILLVAAIVIFMLTKRRELFLEPKMYLSIAISLVMITPMLYWNYQNDWISFLFQIDHGSSDDFHIQPWLILEFISAQFGVYTPVFAWILFFYLIKDRLYFRDEKLYFVALSVSVILLFFLYKSFYVSMAPNYGAPAYIGGTVLLAIIFSKYELKKSFKVGLIIALFFTILVRIAMITHLDELQRFMYKTQEVVKQFSTHMREGDKIYGAHLTTAAYLKFYLPNHPDTDVGIPSRYSYYDMVRGDDYLQDGLVLCRNNKRDKLLKQNFKNVELIDTYVVIPDKRVFYTYRVSEPIKKSTK, from the coding sequence ATGACAGATATTCTATATAAAAACCCAAGTAAAAGTGCGTACCTGATTATTCTCTTTTTAGCCTTTACATCTACCATATACAATGCATATCTATCAATTCATGGTGATGAAGCTTACTACTGGATGTGGAGTCATGACCTCCATACTGGCTACTATGATCATCCACCTATGATAGCCTATATGATTTACTTTACTAACTTCATATCAGAAGACGTATGGGGTGTTAGGCTTGTAAATATCTTTTCAATGAGCATTACGTCTTTTTACATATTTAAGCTAACAAAACTACTGAGTGATGAAAAAACAGCGCTCAACGCCGTTATAATTTTCTCATCAGTTTTGCTTACACACGCTGGTTATATATTTGCAACGCCGGACACGCCACTTAATCTTTTTTGGACGCTTTCGCTCTACTACTCTTACAAGGCAATATTTGAGGGAAAACTTCAAGACTATATTTTAACGGGACTGTTCTTAGGTCTTATGATGATAAGTAAGTACTCTTCCATCTTGCTAGTAGCCGCAATTGTAATTTTTATGCTTACAAAAAGACGAGAACTATTTTTAGAGCCAAAAATGTATCTCTCAATAGCTATCTCCTTAGTTATGATAACGCCTATGTTATATTGGAACTATCAAAACGATTGGATAAGTTTTCTTTTTCAAATAGACCATGGCTCTAGCGATGATTTTCATATTCAACCATGGCTTATATTGGAGTTTATCTCGGCGCAATTTGGCGTTTACACTCCCGTTTTTGCATGGATACTATTTTTCTATCTCATTAAAGATAGACTCTATTTCAGGGATGAGAAGCTCTATTTTGTCGCTCTTAGCGTTAGCGTTATATTACTGTTTTTTCTTTACAAAAGTTTTTATGTCAGTATGGCTCCAAACTATGGTGCGCCCGCTTATATAGGTGGAACCGTACTTTTAGCGATAATATTTTCAAAGTATGAACTCAAAAAGAGTTTTAAAGTCGGTCTTATCATTGCGCTCTTCTTTACTATTTTAGTACGGATTGCGATGATAACGCATCTTGATGAACTCCAGCGTTTTATGTATAAAACGCAAGAAGTTGTAAAGCAGTTTTCCACTCATATGAGAGAGGGAGATAAAATCTATGGCGCACACCTTACAACTGCGGCATATCTGAAGTTTTATCTTCCAAATCATCCAGATACCGATGTAGGGATTCCATCAAGATATTCGTACTATGACATGGTTAGAGGAGATGATTATCTCCAAGATGGTTTAGTACTTTGTAGAAATAACAAACGAGATAAACTACTCAAGCAAAACTTTAAAAACGTAGAGCTTATAGATACGTATGTCGTAATTCCAGATAAACGCGTCTTTTATACTTACAGAGTCTCTGAGCCTATAAAGAAGAGTACTAAATGA
- a CDS encoding LTA synthase family protein, whose amino-acid sequence MRNSFKNEITASLWLLLKHFFVFLFFIEVFRTVFIVYYWDKLQVASEPLRESLLIYYNAISLDIATASILIVIPWLFITLNSLFKFSFLQPLLYLYTTLVITLSSFIYIAELGIYNEWEEKPTFKIFTYLKHPDEIIASNPIIYTVILTLILMVVLAFFFKIIKKIYVKERPYIRKGNFKAFLVMFLFMPWIIFLGARGGYKEIPISQSSVYFSTHKVYNDAAISTVYNFIHSITENQSIIDGINKYKFEYDEDTKQKILKELMAMNSECVSKRILNTNKPNVVLVMWESLAGDFIREKEYQKVVPNLMEMSKEGILFTNAYSSATLSHEGLPSVLSGWPAIAGTYVTNLPAKFYKFPFLTQSLKANGYETMFLFGGQLRYGNLTSYMYGNGFDIIEENSDIEMSSDKEGVLGYHDGYMLEYLKEKTSKLKEPFFSSTFTLSSHSPYDQPMEDVFEWGGSDRGYINSVHYTDKSVGEFIKSAKKESWYKNTLFIFVADHSHHTPKAWSRSDRKWHNVPMFFFGDVIKEEYRGKNIDTIVSQRDIAATLLSQLNISHEKFDWSRDLFCEEYKESAYIMVKNGFGLVTKEGSLSYDLMDNRVLYEEGNVTGLKLKGHIYMEKLLQTYLDY is encoded by the coding sequence ATGAGAAATAGTTTTAAAAATGAAATAACGGCTTCACTTTGGTTGTTACTGAAGCATTTTTTTGTTTTTTTGTTTTTTATAGAAGTTTTTAGAACTGTCTTTATAGTTTACTATTGGGATAAACTTCAAGTGGCGTCTGAACCATTGAGAGAGTCACTTCTCATTTACTATAATGCCATAAGTCTGGATATCGCTACAGCATCTATTTTAATAGTTATCCCTTGGTTATTTATAACACTCAACTCACTTTTTAAGTTTTCATTTTTACAGCCTCTTTTATATCTTTACACAACATTAGTTATAACGCTTTCAAGTTTTATTTATATCGCTGAGCTGGGGATTTATAATGAGTGGGAAGAGAAGCCTACTTTTAAAATCTTTACATACCTCAAGCATCCAGATGAGATAATAGCTTCAAATCCAATTATATATACTGTTATTTTAACACTCATACTTATGGTAGTTTTAGCATTCTTTTTTAAAATAATTAAAAAGATCTATGTTAAAGAGAGACCATACATAAGAAAAGGAAATTTTAAAGCCTTTTTAGTAATGTTTTTGTTTATGCCTTGGATTATTTTTCTAGGCGCTCGTGGAGGTTACAAAGAAATTCCAATCTCGCAAAGTAGCGTTTACTTCTCAACTCATAAAGTCTACAATGATGCTGCGATTAGTACGGTTTATAACTTTATTCATAGCATTACGGAAAATCAGTCCATTATTGATGGCATTAACAAATACAAATTTGAATATGACGAAGATACTAAGCAAAAAATATTAAAAGAACTAATGGCTATGAACTCTGAGTGCGTGAGTAAACGCATACTCAATACAAACAAGCCAAATGTAGTGTTAGTAATGTGGGAGAGTTTAGCAGGAGACTTTATAAGAGAAAAAGAGTACCAAAAAGTGGTGCCAAACTTGATGGAGATGTCAAAAGAAGGCATTTTATTTACCAATGCTTACTCGAGCGCAACCTTGTCTCATGAAGGGCTTCCCTCGGTACTTTCAGGGTGGCCAGCAATAGCAGGAACTTATGTGACAAATCTTCCTGCTAAATTTTATAAGTTTCCATTTTTAACCCAGAGTCTAAAAGCGAATGGCTATGAGACTATGTTTCTTTTTGGTGGACAGCTGCGTTATGGAAATTTAACCTCATATATGTATGGAAATGGTTTCGACATAATAGAGGAGAATAGTGATATAGAAATGTCTTCAGATAAAGAAGGAGTACTTGGTTACCATGATGGATATATGCTTGAGTACTTAAAAGAGAAGACTTCTAAATTAAAAGAGCCATTTTTTAGCTCAACTTTTACTCTAAGCTCGCATTCTCCCTATGATCAGCCTATGGAAGATGTCTTTGAATGGGGTGGCTCAGATAGAGGCTATATAAACTCGGTTCATTACACTGACAAGTCTGTTGGAGAGTTTATAAAGAGTGCTAAAAAAGAGTCGTGGTATAAAAATACTCTTTTTATATTTGTAGCAGACCATTCTCACCATACACCAAAAGCATGGAGCAGGTCGGACAGAAAGTGGCACAATGTCCCAATGTTCTTCTTTGGTGATGTTATTAAAGAAGAGTATAGAGGTAAAAATATCGATACCATAGTCTCTCAAAGAGATATAGCAGCCACGCTTTTATCTCAGCTAAATATCTCACATGAAAAGTTTGATTGGAGTAGAGATCTGTTTTGTGAGGAATACAAAGAGAGTGCGTATATAATGGTGAAAAATGGCTTTGGACTTGTCACAAAAGAGGGAAGCCTCTCATACGACCTGATGGATAATAGAGTTTTGTATGAAGAGGGTAACGTTACTGGTTTGAAGCTCAAAGGCCATATTTATATGGAAAAACTTCTCCAAACATATTTGGATTACTAA
- a CDS encoding motility protein A, giving the protein MDLGTVIGIVLIMVLLLGAMTMGVGVGAYIDIPSVLIVVGGSIGALMISFKPVHMKAFTKVFMKAIKPGEEDIGELIKKLVEFATKARKDGILALEGDVNDEENAFLKKGLSMAIDGSEPDTIRELLEIDMEQTSTRHKLHGAIFNQWAGLAGAMGMVGTLIGLVAMLLNMADPSAIGPSMAVALLTTMYGAMIGNIFGTPIYNILSIRNDEETMVKEMIVSGIMSIQSGDAPRVLEAKLLAYLAPSERISQFD; this is encoded by the coding sequence ATGGATTTAGGTACGGTCATTGGTATAGTTTTAATCATGGTTCTCCTTCTTGGGGCTATGACGATGGGTGTTGGTGTCGGTGCTTATATTGATATTCCATCAGTTTTAATTGTTGTTGGTGGTAGTATCGGGGCATTGATGATCTCGTTTAAGCCTGTGCATATGAAGGCTTTTACTAAAGTTTTTATGAAGGCTATTAAACCTGGCGAAGAGGATATTGGCGAACTCATCAAAAAACTTGTAGAATTTGCCACAAAAGCTAGAAAAGATGGAATCTTAGCCTTAGAGGGTGATGTCAACGATGAAGAGAACGCTTTTTTAAAAAAAGGCCTCTCTATGGCAATAGATGGAAGTGAGCCAGATACTATTCGTGAGCTTCTTGAGATTGATATGGAGCAGACCAGTACACGTCATAAACTTCATGGCGCCATCTTTAATCAGTGGGCAGGACTAGCCGGTGCGATGGGTATGGTTGGTACGCTTATTGGTCTAGTTGCAATGCTTCTAAACATGGCCGATCCATCAGCGATTGGTCCATCAATGGCAGTTGCACTCCTTACTACAATGTATGGTGCAATGATTGGTAATATTTTTGGTACACCAATTTATAATATTTTATCAATTAGAAATGATGAAGAGACTATGGTTAAAGAGATGATTGTCTCAGGAATTATGTCAATTCAGTCAGGTGATGCTCCAAGGGTTTTAGAGGCAAAACTACTTGCTTATTTAGCTCCAAGTGAGCGTATTAGTCAGTTTGACTAG
- a CDS encoding OmpA/MotB family protein: protein MAKNKCPECEECLPAWLAAFGDLMSLLLCFFVLLLSMSSMDAKKVSEAIGSLSGAMSVLEGGTKTEISKQRIQESTPIESQEETSETVNRVEQAAADANEMMEESQGPTITVEEAQEGFVIELPAALLFKPGSATIENQDALLFLKRIALIIEELPNDMDVSVQGHTDDSGPSKSSPFKDNWELSTARAISVLHELLLDGVEPKRISASGFAEFKPVATNATEGGREKNRRVELHFFGKKNEKQTKADSSVLDKAFKK from the coding sequence ATGGCAAAAAATAAATGTCCTGAGTGTGAAGAGTGTCTACCAGCTTGGCTAGCCGCGTTTGGAGACTTGATGTCTCTTCTTCTATGTTTCTTCGTTTTACTCCTTTCTATGAGTAGCATGGATGCAAAAAAAGTTTCTGAAGCTATAGGTTCTCTCTCAGGTGCGATGAGTGTTTTAGAGGGTGGAACAAAGACAGAGATTTCTAAACAACGTATTCAAGAGTCAACACCTATAGAGTCTCAAGAAGAGACAAGTGAAACTGTAAATAGAGTAGAACAAGCTGCTGCTGATGCAAATGAGATGATGGAAGAGTCTCAAGGACCTACAATTACAGTTGAAGAAGCACAAGAAGGTTTTGTTATAGAACTCCCGGCTGCACTCCTATTTAAGCCAGGCAGTGCAACGATTGAAAATCAAGATGCACTTCTGTTTTTAAAACGAATTGCGCTAATAATTGAAGAGTTGCCAAATGATATGGATGTAAGTGTTCAAGGTCATACAGATGATTCGGGACCAAGTAAGAGTAGTCCATTTAAAGATAACTGGGAACTCTCAACTGCACGCGCAATATCTGTTTTACATGAGCTACTTCTTGATGGCGTTGAACCAAAGCGTATAAGCGCTTCTGGATTTGCCGAGTTTAAACCTGTGGCAACAAATGCTACAGAGGGTGGACGAGAAAAAAATCGCCGTGTTGAGTTACACTTTTTTGGTAAGAAAAATGAGAAGCAGACCAAAGCTGACTCATCGGTTTTAGATAAGGCATTTAAGAAGTAA
- the fliP gene encoding flagellar type III secretion system pore protein FliP (The bacterial flagellar biogenesis protein FliP forms a type III secretion system (T3SS)-type pore required for flagellar assembly.), with amino-acid sequence MLKIALFFLSFSSLLIGAESVTIPTMNFELSAPDTPGQLVSSLNVLVVLTLLFLAPSMVLVMTTFTRFVIVFGFLRQALGTQQVPPTQLLVMLAMILTFFVMEPVGVKAYEAGIKPYIAEEIGYEEAFTKTTLPFKSFMIRNTREKDLALFFRIRKMQNPQSVAEVPLSIVIPAFVISELKTAFEIGFLIFLPFLVIDMVVASILMSMGMMMLPPVMISLPFKILVFVLIDGWNLLIGNLIASIK; translated from the coding sequence ATGCTGAAGATTGCACTCTTTTTTCTATCTTTCTCATCACTTCTAATAGGTGCTGAGAGTGTAACTATCCCAACCATGAACTTTGAGCTCTCAGCTCCAGATACTCCAGGCCAATTAGTATCTTCACTAAATGTATTAGTAGTGCTAACACTTCTTTTTTTAGCGCCTTCAATGGTTCTTGTAATGACTACTTTTACAAGGTTTGTAATTGTATTTGGTTTTTTACGCCAGGCTCTTGGAACCCAGCAAGTCCCTCCAACGCAGCTTCTTGTTATGCTCGCAATGATACTTACCTTTTTTGTTATGGAACCTGTTGGCGTGAAGGCATATGAAGCTGGTATTAAGCCCTATATAGCCGAAGAGATAGGCTATGAAGAGGCGTTTACAAAAACAACACTCCCTTTTAAAAGTTTTATGATTAGAAACACTAGAGAGAAAGATTTAGCACTCTTTTTTAGAATAAGAAAGATGCAAAACCCTCAAAGTGTAGCAGAAGTGCCTCTTTCTATTGTAATCCCAGCATTTGTTATAAGTGAGCTTAAAACAGCGTTTGAGATAGGTTTTTTAATATTTTTACCATTTCTTGTTATAGATATGGTTGTAGCTTCTATCTTAATGTCTATGGGTATGATGATGCTCCCTCCAGTTATGATATCTCTACCATTTAAGATATTAGTATTTGTTCTTATAGATGGGTGGAACCTTTTAATAGGCAACTTAATAGCTTCTATAAAATAA
- the trmA gene encoding tRNA (uridine(54)-C5)-methyltransferase TrmA produces MDCKYFGECGACRIYDSSYEMQLKDKLELNKERFSSFYSGEITTFKSPESHYRSRSEFKLWHKDDDIFYGMNHIEQKGVVLVDECPQVNTHISALMPKLLKSIKEREIGFKLFGVDFLSSSDGEIVVSLLYHRRLDEEWQIIATEMAKELNIFIIGRSRKQKVVIGQDYIREKLVIGEKEYLFNHIENSFTQPNPRVNEQMIAWALDKFSSASGDLLELYCGAGNFTIPFSKKFDKVLATEISKSSINAAKENMKLNAVENIEFVRMSVEEFVGALDGVREFRRMKEIDINSYNINSIFVDPPRSGMDEYSCQFASRYEHILYISCNPETLVRDLEILNKTHDIVDMAIFDQFPYTHHVEMGVKLLKKV; encoded by the coding sequence TTGGATTGTAAATATTTTGGTGAATGTGGAGCATGTCGCATCTACGATAGTAGTTATGAAATGCAACTAAAGGATAAGTTAGAACTCAACAAAGAAAGGTTTTCAAGCTTTTATAGTGGAGAGATAACTACATTTAAATCACCTGAGTCACACTACCGTTCACGTAGCGAATTCAAGCTTTGGCACAAAGATGATGATATATTTTATGGAATGAATCATATAGAGCAAAAGGGTGTTGTCCTAGTTGATGAGTGTCCTCAGGTAAATACTCACATATCAGCTTTAATGCCAAAATTATTAAAAAGTATAAAAGAGAGAGAAATAGGTTTTAAACTTTTTGGGGTAGACTTTTTAAGTTCTAGTGATGGAGAGATAGTAGTCTCGCTTTTGTATCACAGACGACTAGATGAAGAGTGGCAGATTATTGCTACAGAGATGGCAAAAGAGTTAAATATCTTTATTATAGGGCGTTCTCGCAAGCAAAAGGTTGTAATAGGACAGGATTATATAAGAGAGAAACTAGTTATTGGTGAGAAAGAGTACCTGTTTAACCATATAGAAAATAGCTTTACACAACCAAATCCACGAGTTAATGAACAGATGATAGCATGGGCACTAGATAAGTTTTCATCAGCTAGTGGTGATTTATTAGAGCTTTACTGCGGTGCGGGAAATTTCACTATTCCATTTAGTAAGAAATTTGATAAGGTTTTAGCTACAGAGATATCAAAATCATCTATAAACGCAGCTAAAGAGAATATGAAACTAAATGCAGTAGAAAATATAGAGTTTGTGAGAATGAGTGTTGAAGAGTTTGTAGGGGCACTTGATGGTGTTCGTGAGTTTAGACGTATGAAAGAGATAGATATAAATAGTTACAATATAAATAGTATATTTGTTGATCCACCAAGAAGTGGAATGGATGAGTATTCATGCCAGTTTGCATCGCGATATGAGCATATTCTTTATATATCGTGTAATCCGGAGACTTTAGTTCGAGATTTAGAGATATTAAATAAAACACACGATATAGTTGACATGGCGATTTTTGATCAGTTTCCATATACTCATCATGTCGAGATGGGTGTTAAATTACTTAAAAAGGTTTAG
- a CDS encoding COG3400 family protein, with translation MKKILIISDGAIGDHFIKRVNETYTSENIYYVVQTKQKEPENINPARFKFYEFDPTSLYKLSNLLKMEFIQVFIIMNHQIDVENTIKNIRTIKKQLRLIVLNQWKMQNEDANIVLISANELLASRFLDYLPNVPVIAQNVGLGEGEIMEVLVPFGSSFVYRHIGVIEQKNWRIVAIYRNRKLIMPSYRRMIQPNDLLVLIGAPAVLKSVYRSIKRELGQFPEPFGTNLLLYIDMNIEKHSNVKDLVRSSVYTHKMFKHDLVIKVVNPSNIEILQFIKSFRSVNVVVDIDYASIDLKNGFLNDVKSHHVGLVIVSKNMFKDFYVRNALYEAHVPVLKFANKKFSSVKDSALILSDNRDLEKISATIFDISEQMTFNIDIYNYMDEHQGEKEQTIEHYNNLAKIFSKSIKVIEESENPLKVLRKREDFVHILPFTRKTTMRQLFSLFSTDSEKLYYKLDDYHQIFIPVQL, from the coding sequence ATGAAAAAAATATTAATTATAAGTGATGGAGCTATTGGTGATCATTTTATTAAAAGAGTAAATGAGACATATACTAGTGAAAATATATATTATGTAGTTCAAACAAAACAAAAAGAGCCTGAAAATATTAATCCTGCTCGTTTTAAATTTTATGAATTTGATCCCACTAGTCTTTATAAACTATCCAACCTTCTTAAGATGGAATTTATTCAAGTTTTTATCATTATGAACCATCAAATTGACGTTGAAAATACTATAAAAAATATTAGAACTATAAAAAAACAATTACGCTTAATAGTTTTAAACCAATGGAAAATGCAAAATGAAGATGCAAATATAGTGCTCATAAGTGCTAATGAGCTTTTAGCATCGCGTTTTTTAGATTATCTTCCTAATGTACCTGTTATCGCTCAAAATGTCGGCCTAGGCGAGGGTGAAATTATGGAAGTTTTAGTTCCATTTGGCAGCTCTTTCGTTTATCGTCATATAGGAGTTATTGAGCAAAAAAATTGGCGAATTGTGGCTATATATAGAAATAGAAAACTCATTATGCCCTCATATAGAAGAATGATACAGCCAAATGATTTGCTTGTGCTTATTGGCGCACCAGCAGTTTTAAAATCAGTATATCGCTCTATTAAACGCGAACTTGGACAGTTTCCAGAACCATTTGGAACAAACTTATTACTCTATATAGATATGAATATAGAGAAACACTCCAATGTTAAAGATTTAGTACGTAGTTCAGTGTATACTCATAAAATGTTTAAGCACGATTTAGTGATAAAAGTTGTTAATCCATCCAACATAGAGATTTTACAATTTATAAAAAGCTTTCGAAGTGTTAATGTTGTTGTAGATATAGACTATGCAAGTATAGATTTAAAAAATGGTTTTTTAAATGATGTTAAATCACACCATGTAGGTTTAGTTATTGTATCAAAGAATATGTTTAAAGATTTTTATGTAAGAAATGCTTTGTATGAGGCACATGTCCCCGTTTTGAAATTTGCTAATAAGAAGTTCTCAAGTGTCAAAGATTCAGCACTAATTTTATCAGATAATAGAGACCTAGAGAAGATATCAGCTACAATTTTTGATATCTCTGAGCAGATGACATTTAACATAGATATCTATAACTATATGGATGAACATCAAGGTGAAAAAGAACAGACTATAGAGCACTACAATAACCTTGCAAAAATTTTCTCAAAAAGCATTAAGGTAATAGAAGAGAGCGAGAACCCATTAAAAGTACTTAGGAAACGTGAAGATTTTGTACATATTCTTCCCTTTACTAGAAAAACAACCATGAGACAACTCTTCTCACTCTTTTCTACAGATAGTGAAAAACTTTACTATAAACTTGATGATTATCACCAAATATTTATACCGGTACAACTCTAA
- the aroB gene encoding 3-dehydroquinate synthase — protein sequence MQVHIPLKQVVDNSYSITIDSLKPVHFDTKVAIVTNPKVAGLHLAYLLSKITAKELYIITVPDGEEYKNQDSINIILESLFNHKFNRNSLLIAFGGGVIGDMTGYASSIYQRGIDFVQIPTTLLSQTDASVGGKTGMNNSYGKNLIGAFHQPKSVYIDSHFLSTLPEREFGAGVAEIVKMAVTFNKTFFNFLQTADLKDPIILQEAIKQAVQTKADVVAQDEKEKGLRAALNYGHTFGHVIENETKYKKYLHGEAVAIGMVMANNTSVKMGLMSEDEAKSIKDLLQKYSLPVSYEIEDINSFYETFFLDKKSSDSTITFILPLSIGGVKITDECDKELVLSVLKDFGIDS from the coding sequence ATGCAGGTACACATCCCTTTAAAACAAGTAGTAGACAACTCATACAGTATCACAATCGACTCTTTGAAACCAGTTCATTTTGACACAAAGGTAGCCATAGTTACCAATCCTAAAGTGGCTGGCCTACATCTAGCATACTTACTCTCTAAGATAACAGCCAAAGAGCTTTATATTATTACTGTACCTGATGGAGAAGAGTATAAAAACCAAGATTCAATAAATATCATCCTAGAGTCCCTTTTTAATCATAAGTTTAATAGAAACTCCTTACTTATAGCATTTGGTGGTGGTGTAATCGGTGATATGACAGGCTATGCTTCTAGCATATACCAGCGCGGTATAGATTTTGTCCAAATTCCTACTACCCTTCTTTCTCAAACAGATGCAAGCGTTGGTGGTAAAACAGGGATGAATAATAGTTATGGGAAGAACCTTATAGGAGCTTTTCATCAGCCAAAATCTGTTTATATCGACTCACATTTTTTGAGTACACTTCCTGAGCGTGAATTTGGGGCTGGAGTTGCTGAAATTGTGAAGATGGCCGTGACTTTTAATAAAACTTTTTTTAATTTTTTACAAACTGCTGATTTGAAAGATCCAATAATTTTACAAGAAGCAATAAAACAAGCGGTACAAACAAAGGCTGACGTTGTTGCACAAGATGAAAAAGAAAAAGGTCTAAGGGCTGCGCTTAACTATGGCCACACTTTTGGTCATGTGATAGAAAATGAAACAAAATATAAAAAATACCTTCACGGAGAAGCTGTTGCCATAGGTATGGTTATGGCAAACAATACCTCAGTTAAAATGGGGCTTATGAGTGAAGATGAAGCAAAGAGCATAAAAGATTTATTACAAAAGTACTCACTCCCTGTATCTTATGAGATTGAAGATATAAATAGTTTTTATGAGACATTTTTTCTTGATAAAAAGAGTTCAGACTCTACGATTACATTTATTTTACCTCTTTCTATCGGTGGTGTGAAAATTACCGATGAGTGTGATAAAGAGCTAGTTCTATCTGTTCTTAAGGATTTTGGTATCGATTCATGA